GCGCGATATGTACCGGGCGAAGCTGATCCGGCAAAAATTAGGCAAAACCCTTTAATATATAGAATGATCTGAAATACACACTGTGGAGGTGCAGGATATATGATGTTTGGAAGATTTACGGAACGTGCACAGAAAGTGCTTGCCTTGGCCCAGGAAGAAGCTGTTCGATTGGGACACAACAACATTGGCACAGAGCACATTTTGCTAGGACTCATTCGTGAAGGTGAAGGAATAGCAGCGAAAGCCTTAATCGGTTTAGGGCTGGGACTGGAAAAAATCCAGGATGAAGTGGAAACACTGATTGGACGCGGTCAAGAGCAACCGACGAACATTGCCTATACTCCACGTGCCAAGAAAGTCATTGAGCTGTCTATGGACGAAGCACGTAAATTGGGTCATACCTATGTAGGTACCGAGCATATTTTGCTAGGCCTTATTCGTGAAGGTGAAGGCGTAGCAGCACGTGTACTGAACAACCTGGGTATCAGTCTGAACAAAGCGCGTCAGCAAGTGCTTCAATTGCTCGGCAGCAGCGAGGCGGTTTCCAGCCATCACGGTGCTCCAGCTAATGTCAGCACACCAACTCTGGACAGTCTGGCACGCGATCTGACGGCTTCTGCGAAGGAAAATAACCTGGACCCCGTTATTGGGCGCAGCAAGGAAATTGAGCGCGTTATTCAAGTGCTCAGCCGTCGTACAAAGAACAATCCTGTTTTGATCGGTGAACCTGGGGTAGGTAAAACGGCGATTGCCGAAGGATTGGCACAAAAAATCATAGCGAATGAGATTCCCGAAACGTTGCGCGACAAACGCGTAATGACACTCGATATGGGTTCTGTAGTAGCTGGTACTAAGTATCGTGGTGAATTTGAGGATCGCTTGAAGAAGATTATGGACGAGATTCGTCAAGCTGGAAATATCGTATTGTTCATTGATGAGCTGCATACGCTGATTGGTGCTGGTGGAGCGGAAGGCGCAATTGATGCGTCCAACATCCTGAAACCTGCTCTGGCACGTGGCGAGCTGCAATGTATCGGTGCCACCACGCTGGATGAATACCGCAAATATATTGAGAAAGATGCTGCTTTGGAGCGTCGTTTTCAACCTATAACCGTGGATCAACCTTCTCCAGAAGAAGCGATTCAAATCTTGTATGGTCTGCGCGACCGTTACGAAGCGCATCACCGTGTAAAAATCACTGATGAGGCTATTGAAGCTGCAGTAAGATTGTCAGATCGTTATATTACGGATCGCTTCCTACCGGATAAGGCTATTGATCTTATTGATGAAGCGGGCTCCAAGGTAAGGCTGAATTCCTATACAGTACCGCCAAACCTGAAACAGCTGGAAAACCGTCTGGAAGATATCCGCAAGGAAAAAGATTCAGCGGTACAAAGCCAGGAGTTTGAAAAGGCAGCTGCACTGCGCGATACAGAGCAAAAAATTCGTGAAGAGCTGGATGTCACTAAAAACCAATGGAAAGAACAACAGGGGCGTACAGATTCCGAAGTTACACCAGAGGATATTGCTCAGGTCGTTGCCATCTGGACTGGTGTCCCAGTCAGCAAGCTGAAGGAAGAAGAAACACATCGTTTGCTGAATATGGAGCAACTGTTGCATGAACGGGTGATTGGGCAGGACGAAGCTGTTAAGGCAGTAAGCCGGGCGATTCGCCGGGCACGCGCCGGTCTGAAAGATCCGAAACGTCCAATCGGCTCCTTTATTTTCCTCGGTCCAACTGGAGTTGGTAAAACAGAGCTGGCACGCGCCTTGGCTGAATCTATGTTTGGTGATGAAAATGCGGTTATCCGTATTGATATGTCCGAATATATGGAGAAACACTCCACATCCCGTTTGGTAGGAGCGCCTCCAGGATACGTAGGATATGAAGAAGGTGGCCAACTGACTGAAAAGGTACGTCGTAAGCCTTACTCTGTTGTGTTGCTGGATGAAATTGAAAAAGCACACCCAGAAGTATTCAATATTCTGCTGCAAGTGTTGGAGGATGGACGTCTGACGGATTCCAAGGGACGTGTTGTTGACTTCCGTAACACACTCATCATCCTAACATCCAACGTTGGTGCACAGGCAATCAAACGTAACTCCACGCTTGGTTTTACAGCTGTTGTGGACGCTGGGGCGGATTACGATAACATGAAGGGCAAAGTGATGGATGAACTGAAGAAAAGCTTCCGTCCTGAGTTCTTGAACCGGATAGATGAAATCATCGTGTTCCATTCTCTCGAAGAAAAACATATTGCCGAAATTGTTTCACTCATGTCTGAGGAACTGCGTAAGCGTCTGAATGAGTATGAGGTTGACTTTGAGTTGACAGACAAGGCTAAGAATTTCCTTGCCAAGGAAGGCTTCGATCCAGCGTATGGTGCGCGTCCATTGCGTCGTGCAATCCAGAAGCATATTGAAGATCGCCTGTCCGAGGAACTGTTGACTGGAAACATTTCTAAAGGCGACTCTCTCTATATTGATGAAGAGAACGGTGCATTGACAGTAACGAAAAAGGATAATATATCCGCGAAGTCCTAAAGCAGTTTAGTAAATAAAACATTAGAAAAGGGTGTCTCGCAGGCTGGAAAGCTATTGCGAAGGCACCCTTTTTGTGTATTGAACACCTTGAAAGGGTAGGGTAAAAGCTTTGGGAAAGTTTGTGATATTGCTTTACGTCCGCCAAGCTTCAATGGTAAACTTTTATTGTTACAGCTCTTTCAGGTGCTGTGTGAAGATAAATTTGACATCATCGTTGTCAAGAAGGAGCCAGGGAATAAAGTATGGCTAAAGTGAAAACTAAATTTTCCTGTACAGAATGTGGCTATGAATCGCCTAAATGGTACGGAAAATGTCCTGGATGCCAGGCATGGAATTCCATGATCGAAGAAACGGAAAGCGTTGTAAAAACTCAAGGAATGGGATCTTCCCTTCTTACTCATAGCACAAAAGACAAACCGCTTCCTATTATTGAAGTGGAGAGTGGCAAAGAAACACGAATTTTGACGGGAATTGGTGAATTAAATCGTGTACTCGGTGGAGGTGTGGTGCCAGGTTCACTTGTTCTGGTGGGTGGTGACCCGGGGATCGGTAAGTCTACGCTTATGCTGCAAACCTCTAATGAGCTGGCTTTAACTGGTTTAAAGGTACTCTACGTGTCTGGTGAGGAATCCGTCCGCCAAACGAAGCTACGTGCAGATCGCCTCGGTGCTTTGTCTCCCAGTCTGTACGTATTATGTGAGACGAATTTGGAGACGATTGAAGAAGCAGTGGACAGCTTGAAGCCGGAGTTTTTGGTCATCGACTCGATACAGACTGTATATTTGCCTGAGGTGACAAGTGCGCCTGGTAGTGTAGCTCAGGTGCGCGAGTGTACTTCACGATTTATGCGGATTGCCAAGGGATTAGGTATTGCTACAGTACTGGTAGGGCATGTGACCAAAGAAGGCGCTATTGCAGGTCCGCGTTTGTTGGAGCATATGGTCGATTGTGTACTTTATTTTGAAGGAGAGCGCCATCATACGTATCGGCTGTTGCGTGCGGTTAAGAATCGTTTCGGTTCTACGAATGAAATTGGTATTTTTGAAATGGCCGAAAGTGGTTTGCGTGAGGTGGCGAATCCTTCTGAGCTCTTCCTGTCCGAACGGCCACTGGGGGTGGCTGGCTCCACTGTCGTTGCCAGTATGGAGGGAACCCGGCCTGTGTTGGTTGAATTGCAAGCACTCATTGCGGCTACGCATTTTCCATCTCCACGCCGAATGGGTACGGGGATTGACCATCATCGGATGGGATTAATCATTGCCGTACTAGAAAAGCGGATGGGCATGTTTTTGCAAAACCAGGACGCTTATCTCAATGTTGCTGGAGGCGTAAAGCTGGATGAACCAGCGGTGGATTTAGCCATAGCGGTGAGCATTGCTTCCAGCTTTAGGGATGCTCCTACCAAGCCGTACGATGTGATTTTTGGTGAAGTAGGACTGACAGGCGAGGTGCGGGCTGTATCCCGAGCAGAACAGCGAGTGCGAGAAGCAGAGAAATTAGGTTTCAAACGGGTGATCATGCCCGAGAAAAGCTTGAAGGGCTGGACACATCCAAAAGGGATACAAATTATCGGAGTTGGAACGGTGGCAGATGCACTGGCAGCCGCATTAGATTAGGGGGCATTGAGGATGAAGGAAGCGAGCCAACTGGATAAAATGAACGATTTGCTACGGCTTGTGGCACCGGGAACTCCCTTTCGCGACGGATTGGAAAACGTTTTGCGTGCCAAAACGGGTGCTCTTCTGGTCGTTGGCTATAGCCCGGAAGTAATGGAAGTCGTGGATGGCGGTTTCTCTATTAATTGTGACTTTTCGCCGAACTATTTGTATGAGCTGGCTAAAATGGACGGCGCAATCATATTAAGTGAGGATTTAAAACGAATTTTATATGCCAATACGCAATTGATTCCCGATTCCTCCATTTCGTCCATAGAAACAGGGATTCGGCATCGGACGGCGGAACGAGTTGCAAAGCAGACTGGTAAACTGGTTGTGTCTATTTCCCAGCGTCGTAATATTATTACGTTGTATCAGGGGACTTTACGATATGCGCTCAAGGAAATCGGGGTTATTTTAACGAAAGCTAATCAGGCTATTCAGACGTTAGAAAAATATAGATCCGTATTGGGGCAAGCCTCAACGAATCTAACTGCATCTGAATTCGAAGAACTGGTTACCATGCCGGAGGTCGTTAATGTCATTCAACGGATCGAAATGGTGCTGCGCATCAAAATGGAGATCAAACGATTTATTAACGAGCTCGGGAATGAGGGCAGGCTGATTAGCATGCAGATGGAGGAGCTTGTCAGTAATATCGAGGAAGAAGCTTGGTTGCTGTATAAGGATTATGCCAAAGACGACAGCGACGAGAAGATCCGTGAAATTATATTGGGACTCAAACGTTCTACGGACGACGAATTACTGGATGTGAATCATATAGTACGTTTATTAGGCTACCCTTCTTCAGCAGCGACATCAGAAGAATATATTGCTGCACGCGGATATCGGGTGCTGAACAAAATACCTCGTTTGCCAAATGTAATTATTCATAATCTGGTGGAGCGATTTGGACGTTTTCCACATGTCATGACAGCAACGATAGAAGAACTGGATGAAGTGGATGGTATAGGAGAGGTTCGTGCACGTACGATTAAAGAAGGGCTTAAACGTTTACAGGAACAAGTTTTCATTGACAGACAAATGTAAATGTAATACAGTGAAAGGATTATAATGGAACAATTCATACATTGAGGTGAAGAGATGATTACCAAATCAATTCCGAACATGTGTACCTTGGGTAACTTGTTTCTCGGAATGATCGCCATTTTATTGGCCGTAGACGGAAAATACAGTCTTGCCGCTATTATGGTTATTGTCGCCATGTTGTTGGACGGACTGGATGGAAGGATGGCCCGGGCTTTGAATGCCCAGAGCGAATTCGGTAAAGAACTGGACTCCTTATCAGATATGATATCTTTTGGTGTTGCTCCCGCAGTTATTATGTACATGGTTGCTTTTCATGATGCGAATTCGGCTTTGGCTTGGACGGTTACAGCCATTTTTCCGATGTGCGGCGCATTGCGTTTGGCTCGATTTAACGTACGTCCCGGTGTACCAGGTTATTTCACAGGTTTACCCATTCCGGCAGCAGGTGGCGTATTAGCCACTTTGTCCTTATTCCATAACGAGATTTCATTGTTATACATGTCGATTGCCATGTTGCTAGTCTCTTATTTGATGGTTAGCTCCATGAGATATCCAAATTTCAAAAAGGTCGGCCTTCCGAAAAAAGCCATCTGGGTTGCTCCGTGGGTCGTAATTGCAGCGGTGGTTCTAGCTGTTAAATTTCCTGATCAGCTGTCGAAGCTGATTTTTGTACCACTGGTGCTTTATGCGTTGTACGGTATGAAGCTGAACATTCGGAAGTTATCACGCAGACGTGGACGTGAGCGGGATCGTTCTAAACAGGAAGAACAGGACGATCAATATCGTCATTCGCAACGTTAGTGTCAGACAAGAACTACAAGAAGCATTTATTTCCTTGATTCATTCAGGGAGATAAATGCTTTTTTTATGCATAAAAAGTGAAAACATAGGGTTAGTTATGTGGGAACTGGACCATACTGGTAAGGGAAGTGCTATGTATCCAATAAATAGCAGACTGTTGAAAAGAAAATAAAGGAGGTATAGAAACTCAATGTGGAGAAAGGCTATTTTAACTTTTACAGGATTGTGCGGCGCGTGGTTTGGCTATACGTTATACCAGCGGATAGGAGGCTTAGTAACGTGGATGCCACAATGGTTGAGTGATGGTTCTTTACCAGGAATGGCTGTTTGGATGTTAGCGGGAGCGGTGGTATTTATGGTTGGCTGCTCATTCGCAGGGGCGTCCGTGGCGAATCGATTGCAGCAGGGTATTGAAGGTTTGGTACGAATTCCGATGAATGAGATGATGGCAGGTGTCATGGGGCTAGCAGTGGGGCTGATCCTTTCCTTGGCAGTTTATCCACTCTTTTCAGGGTTAGGGGCACCTGGTTTACTTATCCAGACCGCGGTTACCTTGGTATGTGGATATGTGGGGTTGATGGTTGGGCTAGAAAAACGGGACGAGTTGTCATCCTTTTGGAGTTCAGGCTTTTTTGGTCGGGGAATGGATGTAGAAGAACGCAAGCTGGAGGAACATAAAATTTTGGACACCAGCGTCATTATAGATGGGCGTATTGCGGATATCTGCAAGACAGGTTTTATTGAAGGGACCATTGTGATTCCTGAATTTGTGTTGGAGGAGCTTCAGCATATCGCAGATTCTTCAGATTTACTTAAGCGTAATCGTGGGCGGCGGGGTCTGGATATTTTGAATAAAATCCAAAAAGAGCTAGATGTGAATGTGCTCATCTAT
This window of the Paenibacillus polymyxa genome carries:
- the pssA gene encoding CDP-diacylglycerol--serine O-phosphatidyltransferase encodes the protein MITKSIPNMCTLGNLFLGMIAILLAVDGKYSLAAIMVIVAMLLDGLDGRMARALNAQSEFGKELDSLSDMISFGVAPAVIMYMVAFHDANSALAWTVTAIFPMCGALRLARFNVRPGVPGYFTGLPIPAAGGVLATLSLFHNEISLLYMSIAMLLVSYLMVSSMRYPNFKKVGLPKKAIWVAPWVVIAAVVLAVKFPDQLSKLIFVPLVLYALYGMKLNIRKLSRRRGRERDRSKQEEQDDQYRHSQR
- a CDS encoding PIN/TRAM domain-containing protein, coding for MWRKAILTFTGLCGAWFGYTLYQRIGGLVTWMPQWLSDGSLPGMAVWMLAGAVVFMVGCSFAGASVANRLQQGIEGLVRIPMNEMMAGVMGLAVGLILSLAVYPLFSGLGAPGLLIQTAVTLVCGYVGLMVGLEKRDELSSFWSSGFFGRGMDVEERKLEEHKILDTSVIIDGRIADICKTGFIEGTIVIPEFVLEELQHIADSSDLLKRNRGRRGLDILNKIQKELDVNVLIYEGDFEEISEVDSKLVKLAKVLQGKVVTNDFNLNKVCELQGVSVLNINDLANAVKPVVLPGEEIMVQIIKDGKEHGQGVAYLDDGTMIVVEGGRDYIGSLMEVLVTSVLQTSAGRMIFAKPKLLEKAQ
- the radA gene encoding DNA repair protein RadA encodes the protein MAKVKTKFSCTECGYESPKWYGKCPGCQAWNSMIEETESVVKTQGMGSSLLTHSTKDKPLPIIEVESGKETRILTGIGELNRVLGGGVVPGSLVLVGGDPGIGKSTLMLQTSNELALTGLKVLYVSGEESVRQTKLRADRLGALSPSLYVLCETNLETIEEAVDSLKPEFLVIDSIQTVYLPEVTSAPGSVAQVRECTSRFMRIAKGLGIATVLVGHVTKEGAIAGPRLLEHMVDCVLYFEGERHHTYRLLRAVKNRFGSTNEIGIFEMAESGLREVANPSELFLSERPLGVAGSTVVASMEGTRPVLVELQALIAATHFPSPRRMGTGIDHHRMGLIIAVLEKRMGMFLQNQDAYLNVAGGVKLDEPAVDLAIAVSIASSFRDAPTKPYDVIFGEVGLTGEVRAVSRAEQRVREAEKLGFKRVIMPEKSLKGWTHPKGIQIIGVGTVADALAAALD
- the clpC gene encoding ATP-dependent protease ATP-binding subunit ClpC; the encoded protein is MMFGRFTERAQKVLALAQEEAVRLGHNNIGTEHILLGLIREGEGIAAKALIGLGLGLEKIQDEVETLIGRGQEQPTNIAYTPRAKKVIELSMDEARKLGHTYVGTEHILLGLIREGEGVAARVLNNLGISLNKARQQVLQLLGSSEAVSSHHGAPANVSTPTLDSLARDLTASAKENNLDPVIGRSKEIERVIQVLSRRTKNNPVLIGEPGVGKTAIAEGLAQKIIANEIPETLRDKRVMTLDMGSVVAGTKYRGEFEDRLKKIMDEIRQAGNIVLFIDELHTLIGAGGAEGAIDASNILKPALARGELQCIGATTLDEYRKYIEKDAALERRFQPITVDQPSPEEAIQILYGLRDRYEAHHRVKITDEAIEAAVRLSDRYITDRFLPDKAIDLIDEAGSKVRLNSYTVPPNLKQLENRLEDIRKEKDSAVQSQEFEKAAALRDTEQKIREELDVTKNQWKEQQGRTDSEVTPEDIAQVVAIWTGVPVSKLKEEETHRLLNMEQLLHERVIGQDEAVKAVSRAIRRARAGLKDPKRPIGSFIFLGPTGVGKTELARALAESMFGDENAVIRIDMSEYMEKHSTSRLVGAPPGYVGYEEGGQLTEKVRRKPYSVVLLDEIEKAHPEVFNILLQVLEDGRLTDSKGRVVDFRNTLIILTSNVGAQAIKRNSTLGFTAVVDAGADYDNMKGKVMDELKKSFRPEFLNRIDEIIVFHSLEEKHIAEIVSLMSEELRKRLNEYEVDFELTDKAKNFLAKEGFDPAYGARPLRRAIQKHIEDRLSEELLTGNISKGDSLYIDEENGALTVTKKDNISAKS
- the disA gene encoding DNA integrity scanning diadenylate cyclase DisA, with the translated sequence MKEASQLDKMNDLLRLVAPGTPFRDGLENVLRAKTGALLVVGYSPEVMEVVDGGFSINCDFSPNYLYELAKMDGAIILSEDLKRILYANTQLIPDSSISSIETGIRHRTAERVAKQTGKLVVSISQRRNIITLYQGTLRYALKEIGVILTKANQAIQTLEKYRSVLGQASTNLTASEFEELVTMPEVVNVIQRIEMVLRIKMEIKRFINELGNEGRLISMQMEELVSNIEEEAWLLYKDYAKDDSDEKIREIILGLKRSTDDELLDVNHIVRLLGYPSSAATSEEYIAARGYRVLNKIPRLPNVIIHNLVERFGRFPHVMTATIEELDEVDGIGEVRARTIKEGLKRLQEQVFIDRQM